A single region of the Cucumis melo cultivar AY chromosome 3, USDA_Cmelo_AY_1.0, whole genome shotgun sequence genome encodes:
- the LOC103487887 gene encoding glutamate receptor 2.5-like: MQLMSEINTNFIDIPIISLPIAASLTPHNNNLFPHPSFIQMAQNITFHIQCTAAVVAHFQWHKVTLIYDITNDMSFNMEALTLLSNQLGAFNVEIDQISSFSSSYTESMIEEKLKSLVGRERNKVFILVQFSIELAKLLFHKAKEMNMMDNGFVWIVGDEISSHLDSLGSSTFNDMQGVIGFRTYFDRNKDSFKKFRSKFQRKYVSEYDDEDEEMTNGEPTIFALRAYDAGWAVALAVHKLQANFSNKQLLKEILRIEFEGLSGKIGVKNGVLMEPPTFEIIYVVGKSYKGMGFWREKVGFFNNMIENNDQEMSSSIIIHGGRSRSSNNNDDNNNNVVLELPRFVLWEGNAGTGLIKRRIDVENSNFGVTGRILKIGVPANNTFQDFVRVCYSHLNGMYISGFSITVFEAVAKNLPYPLLYQLVPFNGSYDGLIEQVYTKGLDGAVGDIGIIADRFRYVDFTEPYLVSGLLMIVKEETKIWKEIWAFMRTFTTTMWIILPISHIFIISVVWLVKEDSSDDLSGFGEMLWFSITVIFYAQKREVKGFLARLVLGTWLFVILVVTSSFTASLTSMMTVSRFAPSVVDIETLRQMNATVGCNFNSFIIRYLNDVLKIPLANIKTLSGLDEYPKAFDNGQIEAAFFITPHAKVFLAKYCRGYTTAATFDLGGLGFAFPKGSSLAVDVSTSIIELIERRKMPQLETTLLSTFNCSPSSQVDGSSSLGPWPFAGLFFLSGSIAILALIHVVLKWLRNWWRNNGRSQVKPMDDANPHTQPNIEIQFSNVPNL; encoded by the exons ATGCAATTAATGTCCGAAATTAACACAAACTTCATTGATATTCCCATAATATCTCTACCTATTGCTGCTTCGCTTACTCCTCATAATAATAATCTATTCCCACATCCTTCCTTTATTCAAATGGCTCAGAACATCACATTTCACATCCAATGCACAGCTGCCGTTGTCGCCCATTTCCAATGGCATAAAGTTACTCTCATCTATGACATCACAAACGACATGTCCTTCAACATGGAAGCTTTGACTCTTCTCTCCAACCAACTTGGAGCTTTCAATGTAGAGATTGACCAAATCTCAtccttctcttcttcatatACAGAATCTATGATTGAGGAAAAGCTCAAAAGCCTTGTGGGTCGTGAGAGGAACAAGGTCTTCATTTTGGTGCAATTTTCTATTGAATTGGCCAAACTCCTTTTTCACAAAGCAAAAGAAATGAATATGATGGATAATGGGTTTGTTTGGATCGTTGGAGATGAGATATCAAGTCATCTTGATTCTTTGGGTTCATCAACTTTTAATGACATGCAAGGTGTCATTGGTTTTAGAACATATTTTGATCGTAACAAAGATTCCTTCAAGAAATTTAGAAGTAAATTTCAAAGAAAGTATGTTTCGGAatatgatgatgaagatgaggAAATGACAAATGGGGAGCCCACCATCTTTGCACTTAGAGCTTATGATGCAGGATGGGCTGTGGCACTTGCGGTGCATAAATTGCAAGCAAATTTTAGCAACAAGCAATTATTGAAGGAAATTTTAAGGATTGAATTTGAAGGGCTTAGTGGGAAAATAGGAGTCAAGAATGGTGTTTTAATGGAACCACCCacttttgaaattatttatgtGGTGGGTAAGAGTTACAAAGGGATGGGATTTTGGAGAGAGAAGGTTGGATTTTTCAACAATATGATTGAAAATAATGATCAAGAAATGAGTAGTAGCATTATTATTCATGGAGGAAGAAGTAGaagtagtaataataatgatgataataataataatgttgttTTGGAATTACCAAGATTTGTTTTGTGGGAAGGAAATGCAGGAACAGGATTAATTAAACGACGGATTGATGTTGAAAATTCTAATTTTGGAGTCACAGGAAGGATACTGAAAATTGGTGTTCCAGCCAACAATACATTTCAAGATTTTGTGAGAGTTTGTTACAGTCACTTAAATGGAATGTACATTTCTGGATTTTCCATTACTGTGTTTGAAGCTGTCGCAAAAAACCTGCCCTATCCATTGTTGTATCAGTTGGTACCCTTCAATGGCTCCTATGATGGATTGATAGAACAAGTCTACACGAAG GGTTTGGATGGTGCGGTGGGGGATATCGGAATAATTGCAGACCGATTTCGATATGTGGATTTCACAGAGCCATATTTGGTGTCTGGACTTCTTATGATAGTGAAAGAGGAGACAAAGATTTGGAAAGAAATATGGGCATTCATGAGAACATTCACAACCACAATGTGGATCATTTTGCCAATCTCCCATATTTTTATAATCTCTGTTGTCTGGCTGGTTAAAGAAGATAGTAGCGACGACCTATCAGGATTCGGAGAAATGCTATGGTTTTCAATAACCGTCATCTTTTACGCACAAA AAAGAGAAGTGAAAGGGTTTTTAGCTCGGTTGGTGTTAGGGACATGGTTGTTTGTAATTCTTGTGGTAACTTCAAGTTTTACCGCAAGTCTTACATCTATGATGACGGTTTCGAGATTTGCTCCATCAGTTGTTGATATTGAAACATTAAGGCAAATGAACGCAACCGTGGGATGTAACTTTAATTCTTTCATCataagatatttaaatgatgtgtTGAAGATTCCACTTGCTAATATCAAGACCCTTTCTGGGCTTGATGAGTATCCAAAGGCATTTGACAATGGACAAATTGAAGCAGCTTTCTTCATAACTCCACATGCTAAGGTCTTTCTTGCTAAGTATTGCAGAGGCTACACCACTGCAGCTACTTTTGATCTTGGTGGCCTTGGTTTT GCTTTTCCAAAAGGGTCAAGTCTAGCGGTGGACGTATCGACATCGATCATTGAGCTAATAGAGAGAAGAAAGATGCCACAATTAGAAACAACGTTGTTGTCCACCTTCAATTGCTCTCCATCCAGCCAAGTTGATGGGTCCTCAAGTTTAGGGCCTTGGCCTTTCGCAGGTCTATTCTTCCTTTCGGGAAGTATTGCAATTTTAGCACTCATACATGTTGTTCTTAAATGGC
- the LOC103488540 gene encoding glutamate receptor 3.2-like, with protein sequence MEEKLMNLSSKSNRVFILVQSSMELGIILFKKAKELNMMADGYVWIVGDQIANLMDSLDSSIFHNLQGIIGCRIHYEETKTRFKKFKTKFRRNYISEFPDEEGEANPSIFALRAYDAYKAAIIMASTNKNYNSMEGYLKFEGVNGEVSFKSYDGILSKLPMFEIINVVGRSYKEIGNWSPEIGFSEKVSQKRNTNNNNNNNNSDVSSMENLWSSTLLWPGESRRVPRGWDFREGNKLVLKLGVPTTATFHDLLHVKYNNQTADGSDGPHFSGYSITVFKAVVDNLPYELPYELVPYNGSYDSLLIKVGKKEFDGAIGDFGIVAYRFKYVEFSEPYLENAAVMIVKEKSMEWTKLWLFMRAFTPEMWLIMLSTHLFVSFVIWLIEREHNDALKGFGNMLWFSVSVLFYAHREPIKEGLARLVLGPWLFGILIVTASFTASLSSMMTITMSKPWVYDIETLKLKNATVGCTTNSILIPFLSQASIPPQNVKQIPSLDLFPKALENGDIQAALFTAPHARIFLAKYCKGLTKLTLFKLLGMGFAFPKGSPLTLDISLSMGELMERKEMPDFEATLLSTYNCSNNNIDGLGLGPGPFAGLFLIAGVVAFIAVLFTATRLILLKYEYPTSPLKTSFPSPN encoded by the exons ATGGAAGAGAAGCTCATGAACCTTAGTAGTAAAAGCAATAGAGTTTTCATATTGGTGCAATCTTCAATGGAATTGGGTATCATTCTCTtcaaaaaagcaaaagaattaaaCATGATGGCAGATGGGTATGTGTGGATTGTTGGGGATCAGATTGCCAATCTTATGGACTCTTTAGATTCCTCTATTTTCCATAACTTACAAGGCATAATTGGGTGTAGGATTCACTATGAAGAAACAAAAACGCGtttcaaaaaattcaaaacgAAATTCCGGAGGAATTATATATCTGAATTCCCAGATGAAGAAGGAGAAGCTAACCCAAGTATCTTCGCACTTCGAGCATACGACGCATATAAGGCAGCCATTATCATGGCCTCCACCAACAAGAACTACAATAGCATGGAGGGctatttgaaatttgaaggagtGAATGGAGAGGTTAGCTTTAAAAGTTATGATGGCATATTATCAAAATTACCAATGTTTGAGATCATTAACGTGGTAGGAAGAAGTTATAAAGAGATCGGAAATTGGTCCCCGGAAATTGGATTTTCTGAAAAAGTATCACAAAAAAGaaacacaaataataataataataataataatagcgaCGTTAGTAGCATGGAAAATTTATGGAGTAGTACATTGTTGTGGCCAGGTGAGAGTAGAAGGGTACCCAGGGGATGGGATTTTAGGGAGGGAAATAAATTAGTATTGAAATTAGGGGTTCCAACCACGGCTACTTTTCATGATCTACTACATGTGAAGTATAATAATCAAACAGCTGATGGATCAGATGGGCCTCATTTCTCTGGATATTCCATTACTGTGTTTAAAGCAGTTGTGGATAATTTGCCTTACGAGTTGCCTTACGAGTTGGTTCCTTATAATGGAAGTTATGATAGTTTGTTGATAAAAGTGGGGAAGAAGGAGTTTGATGGGGCCATAGGAGACTTTGGAATAGTTGCATATCGATTTAAGTACGTGGAATTTTCTGAGCCATATTTGGAAAATGCAGCTGTGATGATAGTGAAAGAGAAGTCAATGGAGTGGACTAAATTATGGCTTTTCATGAGAGCTTTCACTCCAGAAATGTGGCTCATTATGTTATCCACGCATTTGTTTGTTAGCTTTGTTATTTGGTTGATTGAGCGTGAACATAATGATGCATTGAAGGGATTTGGAAACATGCTATGGTTCTCTGTGTCTGTCCTCTTCTATGCTCATA GGGAACCAATAAAGGAGGGGTTGGCTCGATTGGTGTTGGGGCCATGGCTATTCGGCATACTCATAGTAACAGCAAGTTTCACAGCCAGCCTATCCTCCATGATGACAATCACCATGTCCAAACCATGGGTTTATGACATTGAAACCCTTAAACTTAAGAATGCGACAGTGGGATGCACTACTAACTCTATATTGATTCCATTCTTATCACAAGCTTCTATTCCTCCACAGAATGTCAAACAAATACCTTCGTTGGATTTGTTCCCAAAGGCATTGGAAAATGGAGACATTCAAGCTGCCCTTTTCACAGCTCCACATGCAAGAATTTTCCTTGCTAAATACTGCAAAGGTCTCACCAAACTCACCCTCTTCAAGCTCCTCGGCATGGGTTTT GCTTTTCCAAAAGGATCTCCCCTGACTTTGGACATATCGTTGTCAATGGGCGAGCtgatggaaagaaaagaaatgccGGATTTCGAGGCCACATTGCTATCTACGTATAACTGCTCAAATAATAATATCGATGGGTTGGGGTTAGGGCCTGGACCTTTTGCTGGGTTGTTTCTCATTGCAGGTGTTGTTGCTTTCATCGCAGTATTATTCACAGCGACTCGTCTCATATTGCTCAAATATGAATACCCCACTTCTCCATTAAAAACTTCCTTCCCTTCCCCCAATTAA
- the LOC103487885 gene encoding glutamate receptor 2.6-like, which produces MKLLTWNARGLGSPSKRAIIKNTIISYSPDFVILTETRLKITNKRIIKSLRPSNSINWIAKNALDSSGGILILWDAHIHSLLSHEEGLFSLSANFLFNNNLSWWLTGLYGPVKRRERVLFWTDLHNLQHLNSFPWILGGDLNVTRLREESTSISSSTHSSRMLNNFINNNLLLDPPLINNRFTWSNLRNPPTFSRIDRFLYNSSWESLFSPHTTRTLPRSTSDHFPLVCEDSNPKLRWGPVPFRLNSIALTDPDFKRNMGRWWENSIQDGHPGYSFIQRLKSLANFIKPWQKEKLNSFAFAKDSIIREVDSIDKKELDTPLSQEESDRRLALKADLSELSLKESQFWYQRAKKLWLREGDENSSFFHRICTARQKRNFIQEIQDEEGLIQNTNDSISSAFIKFFSRIYRGPTKSDPFFIDNLDWNPIEHSEGLNLCAPFLEDEIKGVINSLDGKKTPGPDGFPISFFKSYWYLLKEDIMDIFKDFYDKGVINKNMNNTYIALIPKKKDYSNPKDFRPISLTTSIYKIIAKTLSNRLKTSLPDTISGNQLAFVKNRQITDAILMANEAVDFWKVKKIKGFILKLDIEKAFDNLNWDFIDFVLEKKNFPILWRKWIRGCISNVTYSIIVNGRPQGRIKANRGLRQALELITKGGVKAVIIIGSSRKQDLIVNISDHEIPIISISNNPQLLVNPLKIPSLIQISNTNPNHHHIQCISSILTHLHFHQKVSVFYELNSSTDVSPHRLFHSFQSVNIEIDHLLALPPSSNIIQAEILIEKELKRLLNSQSNRVFIITQLSLQLVDLLLTKAKKMNMVGNGYTWIISHEVFDLISSLDSSSSSSLLNKMEGVIGLQTYFNDTKKSFKSFETKFKKFYKLEYPQEEEPTKVSIFAIQAYDAAHAITRAMENLRSSDHELMEKILKINFKGVSGIMVRFSKNHNNNNEMLISSQSSPSFKIIKVVDHTYKEVAFWTPKLGFVEKYVRVSKNYYKRSLSEMRVSKSEKSSNGERKLTFVVPRQGACQEFVNVSYYSNGTVQNITGFSVDVFRAVMNNIKDISSYELHPFHHQSYDRMIDAVSNKKFDGAVGDITILARRFKSVDFTVAYLKTDIVMVVTEKQEKWKRLWAFMDAFQYPVWIILPTMHIFISFVIWLTEFPNNQDLRSFGNMLWFSVSVIFHVHREQVRSGLTRLMLGPWLFTMLVVTTSFSASLTSLMTNSWSQPSVPDVETLKQTMPNATVGCNAESFIYDYLTTTLEFDKSRVKTMKSIDDYPEALKNGSISAAFFISPHANIFLAKNRKGYTKAVSSFKLGGMGFAFPKGSELAMKVSRSIAELTLANNISTMEKNLLDSFTCSSCKIENGLGLGPEPFLGLFAICGSIAFLALMYMGLQLLVSHKKDLNLEK; this is translated from the exons ATGAAACTGCTTACTTGGAATGCAAGAGGTTTAGGCTCCCCTTCTAAAAGAGCCATAATAAAAAATACTATAATTTCATACTCCCCCGACTTTGTGATTCTGACTGAAACTAGGCTCAAGATCACAAACAAGAGAATCATTAAATCCCTTCGGCCCTCTAATAGCATTAACTGGATTGCTAAAAATGCTTTGGATAGTTCTGGTGGAATTTTAATCCTTTGGGATGCTCATATTCATTCTCTTTTAAGTCACGAGGAAGGGCTTTTTAGCCTATCAGCCAACTTCTTGTTCAACAACAATCTGTCCTGGTGGCTAACAGGTCTTTACGGTCCAGTTAAAAGGAGGGAAAGAGTTCTTTTTTGGACTGATCTTCATAATCTTCAACATCTTAATTCATTCCCATGGATTTTAGGAGGTGATCTTAATGTTACCAGATTGAGAGAGGAATCAACGTCAATTTCCAGCTCTACCCACAGCTCCAGAATGTTGAACAACTTCATCAACAATAACCTTCTGCTTGATCCCCCTCTCATAAACAATAGATTCACTTGGTCAAATCTACGGAATCCTCCTACTTTTTCTCGAATCGATAGATTCCTTTACAATTCTTCTTGGGAAAGCCTCTTCAGTCCCCACACAACTAGGACCCTCCCAAGATCTACTTCAGACCATTTTCCTCTGGTTTGTGAAGATTCCAACCCCAAGCTCAGGTGGGGTCCAGTCCCTTTCCGTTTAAACTCCATAGCCCTTACTGATCCAGATTTCAAAAGAAACATGGGAAGATGGTGGGAAAATTCGATCCAAGATGGTCACCCTGGATACTCCTTCATACAAAGGCTAAAGTCTTTAGCTAATTTTATCAAACCTTGGCAAAAGGAGAAGCTAAACTCTTTCGCCTTTGCTAAAGATAGTATTATTAGGGAAGTGGACTCTATTGACAAGAAGGAATTGGATACTCCTTTGTCTCAAGAAGAAAGTGATCGTCGTCTAGCTCTTAAAGCTGATCTCAGCGAGCTATCTCTCAAGGAGTCCCAATTCTGGTACCAAAGGGCCAAAAAGCTTTGGCTTAGAGAGGGAGATGAAAACTCCTCCTTCTTCCATAGAATTTGCACAGCAAGACAAAAGAGaaattttattcaagaaatCCAGGATGAAGAAGGTTTGATTCAAAATACAAACGACAGCATATCATCAGCTTTTATAAAATTCTTTTCAAGGATTTATAGAGGTCCCACAAAAAGTGATCCTTTTTTTATAGACAATCTAGATTGGAATCCGATTGAGCATTCTGAGGGGTTAAACCTTTGTGCCCCTTTTTTGGAAGATGAGATTAAAGGGGTCATAAACTCTTTAGATGGAAAGAAGACCCCTGGTCCAGATGGTTTCCCTATCTCCTTCTTCAAATCCTATTGGTATCTTCTAAAAGAAGATATCATGGACATTTTCAAGGACTTTTATGACAAAGGTGTTATCAACAAGAATATGAACAACACCTACATCGCTTTGATCCCAAAAAAGAAGGATTATTCTAATCCTAAAGACTTTAGACCAATCAGCCTAACAACGTCCATTTATAAGATCATTGCTAAAACCCTTTCAAACAGGTTAAAGACCTCCCTTCCTGATACCATCTCAGGAAACCAGCTAGCTTTTGTCAAGAATCGCCAAATTACTGATGCTATCCTAATGGCAAATGAAGCTGTGGATTTCTGGAAGGTGAAGAAGATTAAGGGTTTTATTTTGAAGCTTGACATTGAGAAGgcttttgacaatttaaattgggatttcatcgattttgtcctgGAGAAAAAGAATTTTCCTATCCTTTGGAGAAAATGGATAAGAGGATGCATAAGCAATGTCACTTACTCAATTATTGTCAATGGAAGACCCCAAGGTCGTATTAAAGCCAACAGAGGTCTTAGACAAG CTTTGGAACTGATTACGAAAGGAGGAGTCAAAGCGGTAATTATTATTGGATCATCGAGAAAGCAAGATTTGATTGTCAATATCTCCGACCATGAAATTCCTATAATTTCCATCTCAAATAATCCCCAATTATTAGTAAACCCTCTCAAAATCCCTTCTTTGATTCAAATATCAAACACTAATCCCAACCATCATCACATCCAATGCATTTCTTCAATTTTGACCCATCTTCACTTCCACCAAAAAGTCTCAGTCTTTTATGAATTAAACTCTTCGACCGACGTCTCACCCCATCGTCTCTTCCATTCGTTTCAATCGGTCAATATAGAGATCGATCACCTTCTGGCCTTACCTCCCTCCTCCAATATCATTCAAGCAGAAATATTAATTGAAAAGGAATTGAAAAGGCTTTTGAACAGCCAAAGCAATAGGGTTTTTATAATTACACAACTTTCTCTACAGTTGGTTGATCTTCTTCTTACAAAAGCAAAGAAAATGAACATGGTTGGAAATGGGTATACTTGGATTATCTCACATGAAGTTTTTGACCTCATTTCCTCTTtagattcttcttcttcttcttctcttttgaACAAAATGGAAGGGGTTATTGGGTTACAAACATATTTCAATGACACCAAAAAGTCCTTCAAAAGctttgaaacaaaatttaagaAGTTTTACAAATTAGAATATCCACAAGAAGAAGAGCCAACAAAAGTAAGTATTTTTGCCATTCAAGCTTATGATGCAGCTCATGCAATCACTAGAGCCATGGAAAATTTAAGGTCAAGTGATCATGAACTAATggagaaaattttgaaaatcaattttaaaggGGTGAGTGGAATAATGGTGAGATTTTCCAagaatcataataataataatgagatGTTAATATCTTCTCAATCATCGCCAAGTTTCAAAATCATTAAAGTGGTGGATCACACCTATAAAGAAGTGGCTTTTTGGACACCCAAATTAGGTTTTGTTGAGAAGTATGTGAGGGTTAgtaaaaattattataagaGAAGTTTGTCAGAAATGAGGGTTTCCAAATCAGAAAAAAGTAGTAACGGAGAAAGAAAGCTGACATTTGTTGTTCCAAGGCAAGGAGCTTGTCAAGAATTTGTAAATGTGAGCTACTATTCCAATGGCACAGTACAAAATATCACTGGATTTTCTGTTGATGTGTTTAGGGCTGTTATGAATAATATTAAAGACATATCGTCCTACGAATTGCATCCATTTCATCATCAATCATATGACCGCATGATTGATGCAGTCTCCAATAAG AAATTCGATGGAGCAGTGGGGGACATTACAATATTGGCAAGAAGATTTAAAAGTGTTGATTTCACAGTGGCATATTTAAAGACGGACATTGTGATGGTTGTAACCGAAAAGCAAGAGAAGTGGAAAAGACTTTGGGCTTTCATGGACGCTTTTCAATATCCAGTTTGGATCATCTTACCCACAATGCATATTTTCATCTCCTTCGTTATTTGGCTAACTGAATTTCCAAATAACCAGGACTTGAGGAGTTTTGGAAACATGTTATGGTTTTCTGTTTCAGTCATCTTTCACGTCCACA GAGAGCAAGTGAGGAGTGGGTTGACTCGCCTAATGTTGGGACCATGGCTGTTCACGATGCTTGTCGTCACAACGAGTTTCTCGGCGAGTTTAACATCATTGATGACAAACTCGTGGTCTCAACCATCGGTGCCCGATGTCGAAACGCTAAAGCAGACGATGCCAAACGCCACGGTTGGGTGCAACGCGGAATCATTCATATACGATTACCTCACCACTACCTTAGAATTTGACAAGTCAAGAGTTAAGACGATGAAATCAATAGACGATTATCCAGAGGCATTAAAGAATGGTAGCATTAGTGCTGCATTCTTTATAAGCCCACATGCAAACATTTTCTTGGCAAAAAATCGCAAAGGCTACACCAAAGCTGTTTCATCTTTCAAGCTCGGTGGGATGGGGTTTGCTTTTCCTAAGGGATCAGAGCTTGCAATGAAGGTTTCTAGATCCATTGCGGAATTAACTCTTGCAAATAATATATCAACAATGGAAAAAAACTTGCTGGACTCTTTTACATGCTCTTCATGCAAGATAGAGAATGGGCTGGGCTTAGGGCCTGAGCCTTTCTTGGGCTTATTCGCAATTTGTGGATCTATTGCTTTCTTGGCCTTGATGTATATGGGCCTACAACTATTGGTTTCACACAAGAAAGATTTAAATTTAGAAAAGTGA